A region from the Actinoplanes sp. OR16 genome encodes:
- a CDS encoding DUF3152 domain-containing protein, with amino-acid sequence MISSPPPTADRPDRWRRTWLVVLALSLAVLAAVMIGNQVTAEPQSPVAASSPSPSLSPSPSPSPSPSAIPTEPVLESASASPSVTDPFPGAGILRLSGSVPSHGSGDFLYAGKRSSIFGSKGQVRRFRVAAEKGSNEDVEAFAAQVAAILGDKRSWIGNGNVRLQMVSGSEKADFTVYLATRDTAGQLCLRGGTNIRVGGVPYTSCRATGKAVINLDRWRLSAKPYLDAKVDLAIYRRYVINHEVGHELGHHHEGCPKAGGPAPVMVQQTLTLRGCKPYAWPRRNDRNFAGPAL; translated from the coding sequence ATGATCTCTTCACCACCGCCCACTGCGGACCGTCCGGACCGGTGGCGCCGGACCTGGCTGGTCGTCCTGGCGCTGTCGCTGGCGGTGCTCGCCGCCGTGATGATCGGCAACCAGGTGACCGCCGAGCCGCAGTCCCCGGTCGCGGCGTCCTCGCCTTCGCCTTCGCTCTCTCCGTCGCCGTCGCCCTCGCCGTCCCCGTCGGCCATCCCGACGGAACCCGTTCTCGAATCGGCCTCGGCTTCGCCCTCGGTGACCGATCCCTTTCCGGGGGCGGGCATCCTGCGCCTGTCCGGGTCGGTGCCTTCTCATGGTTCAGGCGATTTCCTGTACGCGGGGAAGCGCTCGTCGATCTTCGGCAGCAAAGGCCAGGTCCGGCGTTTCCGGGTGGCGGCCGAGAAGGGCAGCAACGAGGACGTGGAGGCGTTCGCGGCCCAGGTCGCCGCGATCCTCGGCGACAAGCGGAGCTGGATCGGCAACGGCAACGTGCGGCTGCAGATGGTGTCCGGCAGCGAGAAGGCGGACTTCACCGTCTACCTGGCGACCCGGGACACGGCCGGGCAGCTGTGCCTGCGAGGCGGGACGAACATCCGGGTAGGCGGCGTGCCGTACACCTCCTGTCGCGCCACCGGTAAGGCGGTCATCAACCTGGACCGCTGGCGGCTCTCCGCCAAGCCCTACCTGGACGCGAAGGTCGACCTCGCCATCTACCGCCGCTACGTGATCAACCACGAGGTCGGGCACGAGCTGGGCCACCATCACGAGGGCTGCCCGAAGGCCGGCGGCCCGGCCCCGGTCATGGTCCAGCAGACGCTGACCCTGCGCGGATGCAAGCCGTACGCGTGGCCGCGCCGCAACGACCGCAACTTCGCGGGCCCGGCGCTGTGA
- a CDS encoding DUF3152 domain-containing protein encodes MANATNGPADPGAPTAGPAAAGLSASGRPTERSRAEAALLAGLRPARVGAHRAADPDDHGRQYVTDHGRQRITGDGGDGGDGGGGGDGGGPPERGRTLAATATGRAVVTAPVTTGPDASESRAAVKPAARGTAPVKATGSARPPAATGSAPVKSTSAAKPPTASGKAPVKSTSTTKPSSAAKPTGTTRSSSPAPAKPAGATKPSSPAAKSTSAAKPSSPAAKSTSAGKSTSAGKPSAAGSAPVKSPAVKSTSSRKLADEPPAGKSTGRSARKSTSAAVQPEPAPPAKTVRRAAESVRKPAASKPEPSTRARTAAEAKSARDAATRAALGVGPAKAVPENRATPARVRSVEAALEARTGASAKTPRTTAKPSKVATSAPASSKAAPSTSVPKRGGGKRPAVAALPAAEEITPAEPAEMTRGILELAAERLAASRATEAQRADEDEAAGSPFQAPGSTVSRGTPPARWQRPGSPVESAPSDLPEVRWDQPEAAYTGLPEVRWDQPEAGHAGLPEVRWDQPAVTHADVQDDQWDQGAVVDAPWPEQDEGGRAPAGLPASLRLPAELPDDLWPPAAPAEPENIYVPPVRDEDRQETTQDDDGKETTPDDAWGAPQPDAETSIHERALTYEQVLAQEQAVETTAERFYPPEPPLSALGQRLQGQAADPEHGFLPGGLDGGEHGGRSLSEETAREAAPSPRARQTMRRRRRTVLLAYILVVAGVLVAGHQLREQQERANQPEPEAAQPAAEPAMLGGAAQVPAATPGAATPEPPEQDSSTQAPVTEEKSGGDGEFRYAKGRGPMLGSGGKLHRFRVAVEETVDGTAPAEFAEVIDETLGDDRSWVSGDRMRLRRVPDAGKADFTIYLASADTSERMCATGGLHTEGFTSCRVPGQVIINADRWADGIPDYEGHLDEYRRYALNHEVGHELGHGHEACPGEGEKAPVMMPQTYGLKGCTRNAWPFLDGERYAGEPTV; translated from the coding sequence ATGGCAAACGCGACAAATGGTCCCGCTGATCCTGGCGCCCCCACTGCCGGGCCCGCTGCGGCCGGGCTTTCGGCCTCCGGCCGCCCCACCGAGCGCTCCCGGGCCGAGGCCGCGCTGCTGGCCGGCCTGCGCCCGGCACGTGTAGGCGCCCACCGCGCCGCCGACCCGGACGACCACGGCCGGCAGTACGTCACCGACCACGGCCGGCAGCGCATCACCGGCGACGGCGGCGACGGCGGCGACGGCGGCGGGGGCGGCGACGGGGGCGGCCCGCCGGAACGCGGCCGCACCCTGGCCGCGACGGCGACCGGCCGAGCCGTGGTGACCGCACCCGTCACCACCGGCCCGGACGCTTCCGAGAGCCGAGCCGCGGTGAAGCCGGCCGCCAGGGGTACCGCCCCGGTGAAGGCGACCGGTTCCGCGAGGCCGCCCGCCGCCACCGGTTCCGCCCCGGTGAAGTCGACGAGCGCCGCCAAGCCGCCGACCGCGTCCGGCAAGGCCCCGGTGAAGTCCACCAGCACCACCAAGCCGTCATCCGCGGCCAAGCCCACCGGCACCACCAGGTCGTCGTCACCGGCGCCGGCCAAGCCCGCCGGCGCCACCAAGCCGTCGTCGCCCGCCGCCAAGTCGACGAGTGCCGCCAAGCCGTCGTCGCCCGCCGCCAAGTCGACGAGCGCCGGCAAGTCGACGAGCGCCGGTAAGCCGTCCGCGGCCGGTTCCGCGCCGGTCAAGTCACCCGCGGTGAAGTCGACGTCGAGCCGCAAGCTCGCGGACGAGCCGCCGGCTGGCAAGTCCACCGGCCGCAGTGCCCGCAAGAGCACCTCGGCCGCCGTCCAGCCCGAGCCGGCGCCACCCGCCAAGACGGTGCGTCGCGCGGCGGAGAGCGTTCGCAAGCCGGCCGCGTCCAAGCCCGAGCCGAGTACCCGTGCCAGGACTGCCGCCGAGGCGAAGAGCGCGCGCGACGCGGCCACCAGGGCTGCGCTGGGCGTGGGGCCCGCCAAGGCCGTACCCGAGAACCGCGCCACCCCGGCCCGCGTCCGGTCCGTCGAAGCGGCGCTGGAGGCCCGTACGGGCGCTTCCGCGAAGACGCCCCGGACCACCGCCAAGCCCTCCAAGGTCGCGACTTCCGCGCCCGCGTCCTCCAAGGCGGCGCCTTCCACGTCCGTGCCGAAACGCGGCGGGGGCAAGCGTCCCGCCGTGGCCGCCCTCCCGGCCGCCGAGGAGATCACGCCCGCCGAACCCGCCGAGATGACCCGCGGCATCCTCGAACTCGCGGCCGAACGCCTGGCTGCGTCCCGCGCTACCGAGGCGCAGCGCGCGGACGAGGACGAAGCGGCCGGCTCGCCGTTCCAGGCGCCCGGTTCGACGGTGTCGCGAGGGACACCGCCGGCGCGCTGGCAGCGGCCCGGCTCACCAGTGGAATCCGCGCCGTCCGACCTGCCCGAAGTGCGATGGGATCAGCCCGAGGCCGCGTACACCGGCCTGCCCGAGGTCCGCTGGGATCAGCCCGAGGCGGGACACGCCGGCCTGCCCGAGGTTCGCTGGGATCAGCCCGCGGTCACGCATGCCGACGTCCAGGACGATCAGTGGGATCAGGGCGCGGTCGTCGATGCGCCGTGGCCGGAGCAGGACGAGGGCGGCCGGGCTCCGGCCGGCCTCCCGGCGAGTCTCCGGCTCCCGGCCGAACTCCCCGACGACCTCTGGCCGCCCGCTGCCCCGGCCGAGCCGGAGAACATCTACGTGCCGCCGGTCCGCGACGAGGACCGGCAGGAGACGACCCAGGACGACGACGGCAAGGAGACGACCCCCGACGACGCCTGGGGCGCGCCGCAGCCTGACGCCGAGACGTCGATCCACGAGCGGGCCCTCACCTATGAGCAGGTCCTGGCCCAGGAACAGGCCGTGGAGACGACGGCCGAGCGGTTCTACCCACCGGAGCCGCCGCTGAGCGCTCTCGGTCAACGGCTTCAGGGGCAGGCCGCTGATCCCGAGCACGGCTTCCTGCCGGGCGGCCTGGACGGCGGCGAGCACGGTGGCCGGTCGCTGTCCGAGGAGACGGCGAGGGAGGCTGCTCCTTCGCCACGGGCGCGGCAGACGATGCGGAGGCGTCGCCGCACGGTGCTTCTCGCGTACATCCTCGTGGTCGCGGGTGTTCTGGTGGCCGGACATCAGCTTCGCGAGCAGCAGGAGCGCGCGAATCAGCCGGAACCGGAGGCCGCTCAGCCCGCTGCGGAACCGGCGATGCTCGGTGGTGCGGCGCAGGTGCCGGCGGCCACTCCGGGAGCGGCGACGCCGGAGCCGCCCGAGCAGGATTCGTCCACTCAGGCGCCGGTGACCGAGGAGAAGTCCGGAGGAGACGGCGAGTTCCGGTACGCGAAGGGCCGAGGCCCGATGCTCGGCTCGGGCGGCAAGCTGCACCGTTTCCGGGTGGCGGTCGAGGAGACTGTTGACGGCACGGCGCCGGCCGAGTTCGCCGAGGTGATCGACGAGACGCTGGGCGACGATCGGAGCTGGGTGAGCGGTGATCGGATGCGGCTGCGCCGGGTGCCGGACGCCGGCAAGGCGGACTTCACGATCTACCTGGCCTCGGCGGACACCTCGGAGCGGATGTGCGCGACCGGTGGCCTGCACACCGAGGGGTTCACCTCGTGCCGCGTCCCCGGTCAGGTGATCATCAATGCCGATCGGTGGGCGGACGGCATCCCGGACTACGAGGGGCACCTCGACGAGTACCGCCGCTATGCGCTCAACCACGAGGTCGGCCACGAGCTGGGACATGGACACGAGGCGTGCCCCGGCGAAGGTGAGAAGGCCCCGGTGATGATGCCGCAGACGTACGGCCTGAAGGGTTGCACCCGCAACGCGTGGCCGTTCCTCGACGGCGAGCGGTACGCCGGTGAGCCCACCGTCTGA
- the moeZ gene encoding adenylyltransferase/sulfurtransferase MoeZ, with protein sequence MALPPLVEPAAELSIDEIRRYSRHLIIPDVGMDGQKRLKNAKVLAVGAGGLGSPTLLYLAAAGVGTLGIIDFDTVDESNLQRQIIHGVSDIGTPKAESAARSIAEVNPLVNVVIHNTALDRDNVKEIFSQYDLIVDGTDNFATRYMVNDAAVLLGKPYVWGSIYRFDGQASVFWEEHGPCYRCLYPEPPPPGMVPSCAEGGVLGVLCASIGSIQVNEAIKLITGIGEPLVGRLMVYDALEMEYRKIKVRKDPDCVLCGENATLTDLMEDYDDFCGAVSVEAQEATFNATITARELKDWQDSGKDIFLVDVREPAEWEINRIPGATLIPKGDILSGAALSQFPQDKQIVLHCKSGVRSAEALAALKSAGFKDAVHVQGGIVSWVNTVDPSLPSY encoded by the coding sequence GTGGCTCTGCCCCCGCTCGTCGAGCCGGCCGCCGAGCTGAGCATCGACGAGATCCGCCGCTATTCGCGACACCTGATCATCCCCGACGTCGGGATGGACGGGCAGAAGCGGCTGAAGAACGCGAAGGTGCTCGCGGTCGGCGCGGGCGGCCTCGGCTCGCCGACCCTGCTCTACCTGGCCGCGGCCGGCGTGGGCACGCTCGGCATCATCGACTTCGACACGGTCGACGAGTCGAACCTCCAGCGCCAGATCATCCACGGCGTCTCCGACATCGGCACGCCCAAGGCGGAGTCCGCTGCCCGGAGCATCGCCGAGGTGAACCCACTGGTCAACGTGGTCATTCACAACACCGCGCTGGACCGCGACAACGTCAAAGAGATCTTCAGCCAGTACGACCTGATCGTCGACGGCACCGACAACTTCGCGACCCGCTACATGGTCAACGACGCCGCGGTGCTGCTCGGCAAGCCGTACGTCTGGGGCTCGATCTACCGCTTCGACGGCCAGGCCTCGGTCTTCTGGGAGGAGCACGGTCCCTGCTACCGGTGCCTCTACCCGGAGCCCCCGCCGCCCGGCATGGTTCCGAGCTGCGCCGAGGGCGGCGTCCTCGGCGTGCTCTGCGCGTCGATCGGCTCGATCCAGGTCAACGAGGCGATCAAGCTGATCACCGGCATCGGTGAGCCGCTCGTCGGCCGCCTGATGGTCTACGACGCCCTGGAGATGGAGTACCGCAAGATCAAGGTCCGTAAGGACCCGGACTGCGTGCTCTGTGGTGAGAACGCGACGCTCACCGACCTGATGGAGGACTACGACGACTTCTGCGGCGCCGTCTCGGTCGAGGCGCAGGAGGCGACGTTCAACGCCACCATCACGGCCCGGGAGCTCAAGGACTGGCAGGACTCCGGCAAGGACATCTTCCTCGTCGACGTCCGCGAGCCCGCCGAGTGGGAGATCAACCGGATCCCCGGCGCGACCCTCATCCCGAAGGGCGACATCCTGTCCGGTGCTGCGCTGTCGCAGTTCCCGCAGGACAAGCAGATCGTGCTGCACTGCAAGTCCGGTGTCCGCTCGGCGGAGGCGCTCGCCGCGCTGAAGTCGGCCGGCTTCAAGGACGCGGTGCACGTCCAGGGCGGCATCGTCTCCTGGGTCAACACGGTCGACCCGTCGCTGCCGTCGTACTGA
- a CDS encoding prenyltransferase/squalene oxidase repeat-containing protein — translation MVDIDAAIGYVVAHGDPVERARLSYLRTGQPAPEDVVDRIAAGQMPEGGWPASAEGAVPSVDATCFRLAELDDLGSLRGPVVERALNWLAAAQRGDGTWQEHEALAGEAPPWAMPGDPEATLYLTSVAGFWLTAAAVEADPYQTRSPYGEALARAAAWVVSQLHPDGTWPSFLAAGWHSAGLLHQRQFFYESARVQMVLGERLPDMAPADVASMAAALRRVNLGDDWLLQNARKRLAETQRIDGGWDSNEGPLFDVNITLTALRACR, via the coding sequence GTGGTCGATATAGACGCCGCCATCGGGTACGTGGTAGCCCACGGTGACCCGGTCGAGCGCGCTCGCCTGTCGTACCTCCGGACCGGTCAGCCGGCGCCGGAGGATGTCGTGGACCGCATCGCCGCCGGGCAGATGCCGGAAGGCGGCTGGCCGGCTTCGGCCGAGGGCGCGGTCCCATCCGTCGACGCGACCTGTTTCCGCCTGGCCGAGCTGGACGATCTCGGCAGCCTGCGCGGCCCGGTCGTCGAGCGCGCGCTGAACTGGCTGGCGGCCGCCCAGCGCGGCGACGGCACGTGGCAGGAGCACGAGGCGCTGGCGGGTGAGGCGCCACCGTGGGCGATGCCCGGTGACCCGGAGGCGACGCTCTACCTGACGTCGGTCGCCGGGTTCTGGCTGACAGCCGCCGCTGTCGAGGCAGACCCCTATCAAACCCGTTCGCCGTACGGAGAAGCGCTCGCCCGCGCCGCCGCCTGGGTGGTCTCGCAACTACATCCGGACGGCACCTGGCCGTCGTTCCTGGCCGCCGGCTGGCACAGCGCCGGTCTCCTGCACCAGCGGCAGTTCTTCTACGAGTCGGCGCGGGTGCAGATGGTGCTCGGCGAGCGGCTCCCCGACATGGCCCCGGCCGACGTGGCGTCGATGGCGGCCGCGCTGCGCCGGGTCAACCTCGGTGACGACTGGCTGCTGCAGAACGCGCGGAAGAGGCTGGCCGAGACGCAGCGCATCGACGGCGGCTGGGACAGCAACGAAGGCCCGCTCTTCGACGTCAACATCACCCTGACGGCGCTGCGGGCCTGTCGCTGA
- a CDS encoding glycosyltransferase → MIYGSKKAPLTVAYRKRRALLGASVVLTLLVIWGVHHIISLNQFAHVGTPQLAVIYAILFVMLCAQTVYGYFERPHTATDRQWERLQALDVAVIMPLYNEDPTIVRESIESMFRQTRPLQAISVCDDGSNLVDYTELQHWFEQECARAGVAGYWTRTPNGGKRHAQMAAREHVAWCHVYAMIDSDSLLDPKATEEALKAFADPEVMSVASMVAAANTKQNLFTRVMDLWYVGLQFSDRSVMSRFNSVLVNYGALAYYRAEVVDENIDAYLNERFLDQEMRISDDSLLTLFALLRGKTVQQVTSWAFTYMPTTFKHHKNQQIRWMRGSFIRSMWRFRYLPLGRFAFWGHVTKWIQYVLASIAVVCVVATQDLTNWKTLLLLLLIQAGIYYGVMLRYLSIRRNDESPWYQLGTWAMTPFAALWAGTFLRVWRIYAMFTCVNMAWGTRGKVEVTAESVAA, encoded by the coding sequence ATGATCTACGGGAGCAAGAAGGCTCCCCTCACGGTGGCGTACCGGAAGCGCCGGGCCCTGCTCGGCGCTTCCGTGGTCCTCACGCTGCTCGTGATCTGGGGTGTCCACCACATCATCTCGCTCAACCAGTTCGCCCACGTGGGGACGCCACAACTGGCCGTCATCTACGCGATCCTGTTCGTCATGCTGTGCGCGCAGACGGTCTACGGGTACTTCGAACGGCCGCACACCGCCACTGACCGGCAGTGGGAGCGGTTGCAGGCGCTCGACGTCGCGGTGATCATGCCGCTGTACAACGAGGACCCGACGATCGTCCGTGAGTCCATCGAGTCGATGTTCCGGCAGACCCGGCCGCTGCAGGCCATCAGCGTCTGCGACGACGGCAGCAATCTGGTGGACTACACCGAGTTGCAGCACTGGTTCGAGCAGGAGTGCGCCCGGGCCGGCGTGGCCGGCTACTGGACCCGGACGCCGAACGGCGGCAAGCGGCACGCTCAGATGGCCGCCCGGGAGCACGTCGCGTGGTGCCACGTCTACGCGATGATCGACAGTGACAGCCTCCTCGACCCGAAGGCCACCGAGGAGGCGCTCAAGGCGTTCGCCGACCCCGAGGTCATGTCTGTGGCCTCGATGGTGGCCGCCGCGAACACGAAGCAGAACCTCTTCACCCGGGTGATGGACCTCTGGTACGTCGGGCTGCAGTTCAGCGACCGTTCGGTGATGTCCCGCTTCAACTCGGTTCTCGTCAACTACGGCGCCCTGGCCTACTACCGGGCCGAGGTGGTCGACGAGAACATCGACGCGTACCTCAACGAGAGGTTCCTCGATCAGGAGATGCGGATCAGCGACGACTCGCTGCTGACGCTGTTCGCGTTGCTGCGGGGAAAGACCGTCCAGCAGGTGACGTCGTGGGCGTTCACGTACATGCCGACCACCTTCAAGCACCACAAGAACCAACAGATCCGGTGGATGCGGGGTTCCTTCATCCGCTCCATGTGGCGGTTCCGCTACCTGCCCCTCGGCCGTTTTGCCTTCTGGGGCCACGTCACCAAGTGGATCCAGTACGTGCTGGCGTCGATCGCGGTCGTCTGCGTCGTCGCGACACAGGATCTGACGAACTGGAAGACACTGCTCCTGCTGCTGCTCATCCAGGCCGGCATCTACTACGGCGTGATGCTGCGGTACCTGAGCATCAGGCGCAACGACGAGTCGCCGTGGTACCAGCTCGGCACTTGGGCGATGACGCCGTTCGCCGCACTCTGGGCCGGGACGTTCCTGCGGGTGTGGCGCATCTACGCCATGTTCACCTGCGTCAACATGGCGTGGGGTACGCGCGGCAAGGTCGAGGTGACCGCGGAGTCGGTCGCGGCGTAG
- a CDS encoding nucleotide sugar dehydrogenase: protein MAIVGLGYVGLPTALAFATADTTVIGLDVSAKRIADIEVGNVDLLPADHERLREYRDSPQLTLTRHSAAIAQADTVLICVPTPVDQYLVPDLGALTAACRAVVDEAVPGQLIMLTSTTYVGTTKDLLIEPLRNRGLEVGRDVFVAFAPERIDPGNSVYPQERTPRVVGGATPACTARAVQVLNLVAPVLHEVPSAETAEMTKLLENTFRAVNIALANEFADACGDMDIDVMDVIGAASTKPYGFMPFYPGPGVGGHCIPCDPHYLLWQMRGQRRTSPLIDAAMSAIAGRPRRVVERAREVLAERGAGIRGARVLVVGVTYKPGVADVRESPALEIMQELTQRGAQVSYSDPFVETVTVDGLQMRSQDHPAEARWDLVVVHTVHPGAELSWLDRQPAVLDTTYRLNGIASRQTV, encoded by the coding sequence GTGGCGATCGTCGGACTCGGTTACGTCGGCCTGCCGACGGCCCTGGCCTTCGCCACCGCCGACACCACGGTGATCGGTCTCGATGTCAGCGCGAAACGGATCGCTGACATCGAGGTAGGCAACGTCGACCTGCTACCGGCCGACCACGAACGCCTCCGGGAGTACCGCGACTCCCCTCAGCTCACCCTGACTCGCCACTCGGCGGCCATCGCGCAGGCGGACACCGTCCTCATCTGCGTGCCCACTCCGGTGGACCAGTACCTGGTGCCGGACCTCGGCGCGCTGACGGCGGCCTGCCGGGCCGTGGTCGACGAGGCGGTCCCCGGCCAGCTGATCATGCTGACCTCGACCACCTACGTCGGTACCACGAAGGACCTGCTCATCGAGCCGCTCCGCAACCGCGGCCTCGAGGTCGGCCGGGACGTCTTCGTCGCCTTCGCGCCGGAGCGCATCGACCCGGGCAACTCCGTCTATCCGCAGGAGCGCACCCCGCGGGTGGTCGGCGGCGCGACGCCGGCCTGCACCGCTCGCGCCGTCCAGGTGCTGAACCTGGTCGCTCCGGTCCTGCACGAGGTCCCCTCGGCCGAGACGGCGGAGATGACCAAGCTGCTGGAGAACACGTTCCGCGCCGTGAACATCGCGCTGGCCAACGAGTTCGCCGACGCCTGCGGCGACATGGACATCGACGTGATGGACGTGATCGGGGCGGCCTCGACCAAGCCGTACGGGTTCATGCCGTTCTACCCGGGCCCCGGCGTCGGAGGGCACTGCATCCCCTGTGACCCGCACTACCTGCTGTGGCAGATGCGCGGTCAGCGGCGTACCTCCCCGCTGATCGACGCGGCCATGTCCGCGATCGCCGGCCGGCCGCGTCGCGTGGTCGAACGGGCCCGGGAGGTGCTCGCCGAGCGCGGCGCCGGTATCCGCGGCGCCCGAGTCCTCGTGGTCGGCGTCACCTACAAACCGGGAGTCGCCGACGTTCGCGAGTCCCCGGCTCTGGAGATCATGCAGGAGCTGACGCAACGCGGCGCGCAGGTGTCCTACTCGGACCCGTTCGTCGAGACGGTGACCGTGGACGGCCTGCAGATGCGCAGCCAGGACCATCCGGCCGAGGCGCGCTGGGACCTCGTGGTCGTGCACACCGTGCACCCTGGCGCCGAGCTGAGCTGGCTCGATCGTCAGCCCGCCGTGCTCGACACCACGTACCGCCTCAACGGGATCGCATCCCGCCAGACGGTCTGA
- a CDS encoding glutamate-5-semialdehyde dehydrogenase, translating to MSVLEQAAAARIAAIDLAAATRAVKDEALLLMADRLVERTDDIVAANAVDVAGARENGTSEAMIDRLVLTPDRVAAMADGLRQLAALPDPIGDVVRGSTLANGLELRQVRVPFGVVGMIYEGRPNVTADAAGICLKSGNAALLRGSGSAFSSNAAIVSVLRKAVADAGLPANVIQLLDATTRDSVKELMRARGLVDVLIPRGGASLIKTVVEQSTVPVIETGVGNCHVYVDATADLEKALGIALNSKTHRPSVCNAAESLLVHAEIADSFLPLILEEFEAAGVTVHGDARVAGYNDAVVAATEDDWGTEFLSLDISVAVVDSLDDALDHIRRYGTGHTEAIVSESVTATRRFVAGVDAAAVMVNASTRFTDGGEFGFGAEIGISTQKLHARGPMGLPELTSTKYVVTGNGHTR from the coding sequence ATGAGCGTGCTGGAGCAGGCTGCCGCCGCCCGGATCGCCGCCATCGATCTGGCCGCCGCCACCCGTGCCGTGAAGGACGAGGCGCTGCTGCTGATGGCGGACCGGCTCGTCGAACGGACCGACGACATCGTCGCGGCGAACGCGGTCGACGTCGCCGGCGCCCGGGAGAACGGCACATCCGAGGCGATGATCGACCGGCTGGTCCTGACGCCGGACCGGGTCGCCGCGATGGCCGACGGGTTGCGTCAGCTCGCCGCCCTGCCCGACCCGATCGGTGACGTGGTGCGCGGCTCCACCCTGGCGAACGGGCTGGAGCTGCGCCAGGTCCGGGTGCCGTTCGGCGTCGTCGGCATGATCTACGAGGGCCGGCCGAACGTGACCGCCGACGCCGCCGGCATCTGCCTCAAGTCCGGCAACGCGGCGCTGCTGCGCGGCTCCGGATCGGCGTTCTCGTCGAACGCGGCGATCGTCTCGGTGCTGCGCAAGGCAGTCGCCGACGCAGGGCTGCCGGCCAACGTGATCCAGCTGCTCGACGCGACCACCCGCGACTCGGTGAAGGAGCTCATGCGGGCCCGCGGCCTGGTCGACGTGCTGATCCCGCGCGGCGGCGCCTCGCTGATCAAGACGGTGGTCGAGCAGTCGACGGTTCCGGTGATCGAGACCGGCGTGGGCAACTGCCACGTGTACGTCGACGCCACCGCCGACCTGGAGAAAGCGCTCGGCATCGCGCTCAACTCGAAGACGCACCGCCCGTCGGTCTGCAACGCGGCCGAGTCGCTGCTGGTGCACGCCGAGATCGCCGACTCGTTCCTGCCGCTGATCCTGGAGGAGTTCGAGGCCGCCGGCGTCACGGTGCACGGCGACGCCCGGGTCGCCGGGTACAACGACGCCGTCGTCGCCGCCACCGAGGACGACTGGGGAACCGAGTTCCTCTCCCTCGACATCTCGGTGGCGGTCGTCGACTCCCTCGACGACGCCCTCGACCACATCCGGCGCTACGGCACCGGCCACACCGAGGCCATCGTCAGCGAGTCGGTCACGGCGACCCGGCGCTTCGTGGCCGGCGTCGACGCGGCGGCCGTGATGGTGAACGCCTCCACCCGCTTCACCGACGGCGGCGAGTTCGGCTTCGGCGCGGAGATCGGCATCAGCACGCAGAAGCTGCACGCCCGCGGCCCGATGGGTTTGCCCGAGCTGACCTCCACCAAGTACGTGGTGACCGGAAACGGTCACACTCGCTGA
- the proB gene encoding glutamate 5-kinase, with the protein MRDVVTGARRIVVKVGSSSLTTATGGIDEQRVDALVDVLGGLATTGREVVLVSSGAIAAGLAPLQLRRRPRDLATQQAAASVGQGLLIGRYAQGFARHGLTVGQVLLTVDDVTRRSHYRNAYRTLRKLLDLGALPIVNENDTVATEEIRFGDNDRLAALVAALADADLLVLLSDVDALYTGNPSDPSSRRVSVVSDKSDLADIVVTTPSRSGVGTGGMVTKVEAARIATGFGIPVVLTAAPLAGPALAGEEVGTLFQAAPSRPAARLFWLAHATAPRGRLHLDAGAVAAVVARRKSLLPAGITAVDGSFAAGDPVDLVDAGSGTPVARGLVNYDAVELPALLGRSTPELAAELGPGYEREVVHRDDLVLL; encoded by the coding sequence GTGCGAGATGTGGTGACCGGTGCGCGCCGGATCGTGGTGAAGGTGGGGTCGTCCTCGCTGACCACCGCGACGGGCGGCATCGACGAACAGCGGGTCGACGCTCTCGTCGACGTCCTCGGCGGCCTCGCGACGACCGGCCGCGAGGTGGTCCTGGTCTCCAGTGGCGCGATCGCCGCCGGACTCGCCCCGCTCCAGCTGCGCCGCCGGCCACGCGATCTCGCCACCCAGCAGGCCGCCGCCTCGGTCGGCCAGGGCCTGCTGATCGGGCGGTACGCCCAGGGGTTCGCCCGGCACGGCCTCACGGTCGGGCAGGTGCTGCTCACCGTCGACGACGTGACCCGCCGGTCGCACTACCGCAACGCCTACCGCACGCTGCGCAAACTGCTCGACCTGGGCGCGCTGCCGATCGTCAACGAGAACGACACGGTCGCCACCGAGGAGATCCGGTTCGGCGACAACGACCGGCTGGCCGCCCTGGTCGCCGCGCTCGCCGACGCCGACCTGCTGGTCCTGCTCTCCGATGTGGACGCGCTCTATACCGGCAACCCGTCGGACCCGTCGTCGCGGCGCGTGAGCGTCGTATCCGACAAATCCGATCTAGCGGATATCGTGGTGACCACCCCGAGCCGCTCCGGGGTCGGCACCGGCGGCATGGTCACCAAGGTGGAGGCCGCCCGGATCGCGACCGGCTTCGGCATCCCCGTGGTGCTGACCGCCGCTCCCCTCGCCGGCCCGGCGCTCGCCGGAGAAGAGGTCGGCACGCTGTTCCAGGCCGCGCCGTCCAGGCCCGCGGCCCGGCTGTTCTGGCTCGCGCACGCCACCGCGCCGCGCGGGCGCCTGCACCTCGACGCCGGTGCTGTCGCCGCCGTCGTGGCCCGCCGCAAATCCCTGCTGCCGGCCGGGATCACCGCGGTGGACGGGTCGTTCGCAGCGGGCGACCCGGTCGACCTGGTCGACGCCGGCTCCGGCACTCCGGTGGCGCGCGGCCTCGTCAACTACGACGCCGTGGAACTACCGGCGCTGCTCGGGCGGTCCACACCGGAGTTGGCGGCCGAGCTCGGACCGGGCTATGAACGAGAGGTCGTCCACCGTGACGACCTGGTGCTTCTCTGA